In Peptostreptococcus equinus, the DNA window CTTTTACATATTCTTCTACAATTGAATGATCTACAGTAATTTTTTCAAGCTTCCCAGCTCCCTTATACAAATAACATCTACTATCGCCTACATTAGCTATATATGCTTTATTTTCATAAACTATAGCCATTGTTAATGTAGTTCCCATACCATCATAAGTCGCATCATCTTGTGCTTTATCATATATAAGATTATTTACCGTATTATAAGCCTGAATTATTAAATCATCCAAATACTCAGTTTTTATTTCTTCATTATTATCAAAATTATTATTAAAAAATTCAATAATATTATCTACTGCTAGCTGACTGGCTACCTCCCCTTTGTTGTGGCCACCCATACCATCTGCAATGGCAAAAACTCCTACTTCTTTGCCCTCACATATTTCAATTATTTCCCCTTTGCAATAGTCTTCATTATTCTTTCTAACCATTCCAATGTGGGATGTACACACAAAATCCATATAGTTCCTCCTCACAAGTTACTTAAATTTTCTTCTAAGCTGACCACAAGCACCACCTATATCTGATCCCATAGAATTTCTTATAGTAACTGGTATCCTATTCTTTTCCAAATAATTTTTAAATCTATTTATATACTCAATTTTTGGTTTTTCATAATCCCTTTCCTCTATAGGGTTTACAGGGATTAAATTCACATGACAAAGCATTCCCCTAAGCAATTCAACCAATCTTGCTGCTTCTTTGTCAGAATCATTTTTATCTTTGATAAGAGAATATTCGAATGTTATTCTCCTATTAGTTTTCTCAATATAATACCTACACACTCCCATAATATCTTCAATTTTATATTTGTTTGCTACAGGCATTATTTCTCTTCTTTTATCGTCAAAAGGAGAGTGAAGTGATATTGCTAAATTTATAGGTATCTGTAAATCTGCAAGTTTTTCAATTCTATCAACTAATCCACAAGTTGAGAGTGTTATATGTCTATTTCCTATATTTAATCCATTTTCTTCGTTTACTAACTTCAAAAATCTTATTGAATTATCATAGTTATCAAGTGGTTCACCACTTCCCATCATTACTATATTTGAAACTCTTTTACCTAAATTTTCTTGAACTTTCATTATTTGATCAAGTATTTCCCAAGCTTCTAAATTTCTAATTAAACCATCGACTGTAGATGCACAGAAGTTACACCCCATTCTACATCCTACTTGATTTGAAACACATACGGTTAATCTATTTTCATACTCCATAGCAACAGTTTCTATTATGTTACCATCGTTTAATAAAAAAAGATACTTTTTTGTATTATCAACTTTTGATTCAAATTTTTCTTCTATTTCAATGTTTCCAATAATTGAGTTTTCTCTTAGTTTTCGTCTTATATTTTTTGGGATATTATTCATTTGGTCAAAATCTTTAATATCTCTATAAATCCAAGAGAAAATCTGTTTTCCTCTAAATTTTGGCAAACCTAAAGAAACAATAAAATCTACTAACTCTAGCTCTGTTAAATTCTTCAGAACAAGCTTTTCTCCATACATTATACCACACCTCTATTAATTTTTAAATTTTTTTCATTCTACAAATAAAGAAGCCATCCATTTTTACCTTATTAGGTAATATATTTATATATGCATTCTCATATTTATTTATAAATTCCAGATTGTTTATTATATCCAATTCAAATTCTTTATTATTTTCTAAAAACTTATTTATTATATCTATATTTTCTTCTTTGAATATAGTACAAGTGGAGTATATTATTACTCCTCCTTTTTTTAAATATTTACTGGCATTTTCTAATATATTATACTGTATTTTTGGTAATTCTTGTAGATCTTCTTCCTTCTTATATTTAATTTCTGGCTTACGTCTTACTATTCCCATACCTGAACAAGGTACATCACATAGTATGTAATCAAAAGAATCCAACTTATTCTGATCTAATTTTAAAGCATCCGAAATCGAACATATATTATTTTTTACCCCTAATCTTTTAACATAGGATTTAATAAGTTTTATTTTATGTTTATATATATCACACGAAATTACTTGTCCACTATTTTCAAGCATTTCACATATATGCATTGATTTTCCACCAGGTGCTGCACATACATCTAGTACTTTTACATCTTTATTAGGATTTAAAGCCTTAGCTACCATCATTGAACTAAGATCTTGTACGCTAATATATCCATTTCTAAAAAGTATATTGTCTTCTATTGATTTAATATTCTCAACTTCTAATGCTTCATTAACATCTTCTACTTCTCTTACACTTATTTTCTCTTTTTCAAGTTCAGATATTATATATTTTTTTAAATCTTCAAAGGAATTAAATTCATTTTTTTTCAACATATTTATTCTTAAGTAAATCCTTGGTTTTAAAGATAGGGATTTTACAATATCTATGGCCTCATTGAAACCATATTGCTCAACTAATTTTTCTACTATCCATCTTTCAAAGGAATATTTTATAGAAATATTTTCTATAGAATCCTCTTTAAGTACTCTTATTTTTTCCTTATCTCGTGCTATGTTTCTAAGCACAGCATTTACAAAACCTGAAGACTTATAATCAATTTTCTTTATAATTTTTACTGACTCATTAATTGAAGCATAATCTTTACTTCCCTGTAAAAAAATCAACTGATATACACCCATTCTTAAAACTATTTTTACAGAATGAGCCATCTTTTTGACCTTTATCTTAGAATATTGATTTATTATATAATCTAAGTAAATTTTATTTTCTAAAACACCATATACAAGTTCTGTGGTAAACCCTCTATCCGAATCATTTAATTTACTATCCCTCAAAAAAGAGTTTAATGAAATATTAGAATAATTTTTATTAATTTCAATATCCATCAACACTCTGTATGCTAGCTTTCTTGCTGTCATATTATCTCCTCACACGTATAATATGACTATATGTTCAACATATAGTCATATTATAAATCACTAATATCTCTAATAACTCTTAATTACTTATTGCTAATATTTATATTAATACTTATATTATTAATATAAGTATATTTAAATTAATAATAAATATTAATCATCACTTCCCATTCTTGCTATCAATACTAACCTAAGTAACTGAAGTATTGATGAAAGAGCTGCTGCCACATATGTAAGTGCCGCTGCACTTAAAACTCTTCTACATTCTCTGTTTTCATCATCGCTTGATATACCTAATGCTTCAAGTTGCTTTATAGCTCTACTAGATGCATTAAATTCAACTGGTAAAGTTACAATTTGGAACAATACTGTTGCAGCAAACAACATAATCCCTATGTACAAAAACCTAGGACTAACTAGAAATCCAGCCATAATTACTATCCAAGAAGCTGATGATGCGAAATGTACTACTGGTACAATTGCTGTCCTAAAAGTAAGTGGAAAATAACCCTTGCTGTGCTGTAGGGCATGTCCACATTCATGAGCTGCCACAGATATAGAAGTTATTGAATTTCCATGATAAACTTCTTCAGATAATGAAACTGTCTGATTTCTAGGATCATAATGGTCACTCAATACACCACCAACTGGATATATAGGTATATGACTTAATCCATTACTATCTAAAATTCTTCTTGCCACATCAAATCCAGTCATTCCTCTTTGTGATCTTACTTTAAAATATTTGTTTGTAACTGATTTTACTTTAAAAGATGCATATAAAGATATCAAAATAGCTGGTATCATCAATAGCATAGTACTGTCATAAAAACCATATGGATAATACATTAATCCACCTCATTTCTTTCCTAATAACATTATTATTAATATTAATAGTTTAAAATTAATTTAAGCTTGACCCTACCTCTATCTTATTGCCTTTTATATATTCAGATACTTGCATTCTCTTTTTATTTGGCATTTGAATCTCACTTATATTAAGTATACCCTCTTTGCATGAAATTCTAATACCATTTTTATCAACAGATAAAATTTTACCTGGTTCTTGTTCTGAATTTTTATTTTCTACAGAGGATTTCCATATTTTCATCTTTTGGTCATTATATATTGACCATGCTCCAGGCCATGGAACTACCCCTCTTATTAGATTATGTAAGTCGTTAGCTTTTTTATTAAAATCTAAATGACCTAAATCTTTATCCATTAATGGTGCATAGTTTGATAATGAATCATCTTGTTTTATTCTTTTATTTGTACCGGCTTCAATATCCTTTATAGTATCTATTAGCAATTCAGCGCCTTGTACCATCATTATATCATGTAACTGACCAGCATTTATTTCATTATCTAGTTCAAACTCCTTAGTAGATATAATATCTCCTGTATCAAGCCCTTCATCCATATACATTATTGTTACACCAGTTTTCTTTTCACCATTTATAATAGCCCAATTTATAGGTGCTGCACCCCTATATTTAGGAAGTAAAGATACATGAATATTTATACATCCAAACTTTGGCAATTCTAGAAGTTCTTTTTTTAGAATTTGGCCAAATGCAATAACTACTATTAAATCTGGATTAATTTCTTTCATTCTCTTCATAAAACCAGTTTCAGTAGTCTTATTAGGTTGCAATATTTCAATATTTTTTTCTATAGCAAACTCTTTTACTGGAGAATATGCTAATTTCTTGCCCCTACCTTTAGGTCTATCTGGCTGAGTAACTACAGCACATACTTCATGCTCACTATTTACTAGTTTTTCTAGGGATGGTACTGCAATATCTGGTGT includes these proteins:
- a CDS encoding Stp1/IreP family PP2C-type Ser/Thr phosphatase, giving the protein MDFVCTSHIGMVRKNNEDYCKGEIIEICEGKEVGVFAIADGMGGHNKGEVASQLAVDNIIEFFNNNFDNNEEIKTEYLDDLIIQAYNTVNNLIYDKAQDDATYDGMGTTLTMAIVYENKAYIANVGDSRCYLYKGAGKLEKITVDHSIVEEYVKANIITEEEARIHPDRNKITRAVGTEPVVIVDVFTVELEEGNKLLLATDGLTGAVEKYRIENVLSMDSELNDIADNLVELANEQSGKDNVTVIIVSI
- the rlmN gene encoding 23S rRNA (adenine(2503)-C(2))-methyltransferase RlmN; amino-acid sequence: MYGEKLVLKNLTELELVDFIVSLGLPKFRGKQIFSWIYRDIKDFDQMNNIPKNIRRKLRENSIIGNIEIEEKFESKVDNTKKYLFLLNDGNIIETVAMEYENRLTVCVSNQVGCRMGCNFCASTVDGLIRNLEAWEILDQIMKVQENLGKRVSNIVMMGSGEPLDNYDNSIRFLKLVNEENGLNIGNRHITLSTCGLVDRIEKLADLQIPINLAISLHSPFDDKRREIMPVANKYKIEDIMGVCRYYIEKTNRRITFEYSLIKDKNDSDKEAARLVELLRGMLCHVNLIPVNPIEERDYEKPKIEYINRFKNYLEKNRIPVTIRNSMGSDIGGACGQLRRKFK
- the rsmB gene encoding 16S rRNA (cytosine(967)-C(5))-methyltransferase RsmB; protein product: MTARKLAYRVLMDIEINKNYSNISLNSFLRDSKLNDSDRGFTTELVYGVLENKIYLDYIINQYSKIKVKKMAHSVKIVLRMGVYQLIFLQGSKDYASINESVKIIKKIDYKSSGFVNAVLRNIARDKEKIRVLKEDSIENISIKYSFERWIVEKLVEQYGFNEAIDIVKSLSLKPRIYLRINMLKKNEFNSFEDLKKYIISELEKEKISVREVEDVNEALEVENIKSIEDNILFRNGYISVQDLSSMMVAKALNPNKDVKVLDVCAAPGGKSMHICEMLENSGQVISCDIYKHKIKLIKSYVKRLGVKNNICSISDALKLDQNKLDSFDYILCDVPCSGMGIVRRKPEIKYKKEEDLQELPKIQYNILENASKYLKKGGVIIYSTCTIFKEENIDIINKFLENNKEFELDIINNLEFINKYENAYINILPNKVKMDGFFICRMKKI
- a CDS encoding zinc metallopeptidase encodes the protein MYYPYGFYDSTMLLMIPAILISLYASFKVKSVTNKYFKVRSQRGMTGFDVARRILDSNGLSHIPIYPVGGVLSDHYDPRNQTVSLSEEVYHGNSITSISVAAHECGHALQHSKGYFPLTFRTAIVPVVHFASSASWIVIMAGFLVSPRFLYIGIMLFAATVLFQIVTLPVEFNASSRAIKQLEALGISSDDENRECRRVLSAAALTYVAAALSSILQLLRLVLIARMGSDD
- the fmt gene encoding methionyl-tRNA formyltransferase, whose protein sequence is MRIVFMGTPDIAVPSLEKLVNSEHEVCAVVTQPDRPKGRGKKLAYSPVKEFAIEKNIEILQPNKTTETGFMKRMKEINPDLIVVIAFGQILKKELLELPKFGCINIHVSLLPKYRGAAPINWAIINGEKKTGVTIMYMDEGLDTGDIISTKEFELDNEINAGQLHDIMMVQGAELLIDTIKDIEAGTNKRIKQDDSLSNYAPLMDKDLGHLDFNKKANDLHNLIRGVVPWPGAWSIYNDQKMKIWKSSVENKNSEQEPGKILSVDKNGIRISCKEGILNISEIQMPNKKRMQVSEYIKGNKIEVGSSLN